The Solicola gregarius DNA window GGACGACCTGCTCGCCGCCGTCGAAGGGCTGTTCCGCGCCACCGCCGACCGAGGCCTCGGCGACGACGACATGGCCGCCGTCCGGGAGACCTTCTAGCGCTTGCCGACCGGTCCACGCCGGGGCGGCGGAACTACAGCCGGGGCGCGACCACGACCGCGACCATGCCGGGGCCGACGTGCGCGCCGATGGCCGCCCCGACCTCGAGCACGGGGAGGTCGTCGAGGGCGAGCTCTTCGCGAAGGGCATCGGCCACATCGCGGGCGCGCGCCTCGGCCGACAGGTGTTGCACCGCGACGTCGAACGTCCCGCCGGTGCGGCGCGCGAAGGCGACCGCCAGCTCCTGCAACCGGTTCAGCGCCCGGGCCGACGTGCGTACCTTCTCGAGCGGACCGATGCGACCATCGTCGATGGTCAGCAGCGGCTTGACGGCGAGGGCCGAGCCGACGAGCGCGCCCAACGTGCTGACCCGGCCGCCTCTGCGCAGGTACTCCAGCGTGTCGACGTAGAAGTACGTCGCGGTCGCGTCGCCGCGGGTCTTGGCGGCGGCGATCGCCTTCTCGACCGGTGCGGCGTCCGCGAGTAGCTCGGCCGCAGACAGCGCCGCGTAACCGGTGCCCATCCCGACCTGGCGACTGTCGACGCAGTGCACCGGCACCGGGGCCGTACGAGCCGCGATCTGCGCCGACTCGAACGTGCCGGACACCTCCGCGCTCAGGTGGATCGACAGGATCTGCGATGCACCGCTGTCGGCGAGCTCGGCGTACGTACGCACGAACACCTCCGGTGCGGGGCGCGACGTACTCACCGACTGGTGGGCCTCGAGCGCGGACGCGATATCGGAGGCGGTGATGTCGACGCCTTCGGTCAGGCAGTCGTCACCGACCACGACCTGCAACGGTACGACCCGCACGTCGTAGCGCTCCGCGACGTCGACGGGCAGCGACGACGTCGAGTCGGTGACGATCGCGATCCGGTCGGACATGATTCCCGACACTAACGTGCCGCGCGCCGAATCGTTCACCTCCCCGTAAAGGTCGCGCGGATGAGTCCGCCCGCGAGCCCGGTCACTCCCTGTCCGCGCGACCTCTAAGGTGGTGTCAAATGCCAGGTCTCTTCGCCCCACCAACCGCCGAGTGGAAACGCGTGTCGCTACGGCTGCGTGACGCACACCGATACGCGTTCGTCCTGCCCGGCGCGGTCGCGGGTCTCGCGGTCACCGTCGTGGCCCATATCCTCCTCGAACGATGGTGGCTGACGGTACTGCTCGCGGTCGTCGTCGCCGGCGGCAGCGTCTGGGGCTGGGTCTGGGCCGCACGCCACCAGGCGGCCTGGGGCTACGCCGAGAACGCCGAGGACCTTTACGTCACGAGCGGCATCATGTGGCGCCGACTCGTCTCCGTACCGTACGGGCGGATGCAGTACGTCGACGTCCAGGCCGGCCCGCTCGCGCGCCGATTCGGCATCGCACGAATCACGCTGCACACCGCGAGCCCGGACACCGCGGCGACGATCCCCGGGCTGCCGGCCGACGAGGCACAGCGCCTCCGCGACCGGCTCACCGAGCTGGGCGAGGCACATGGCGCTGGTCTCTAGCACCGAGGCTCGCCGCACGCACCCCGCGTCGCCCCTGGTACGTGCCTGGCTGTGGCTCCTCGCGACGCTGGCCTGGTCGGCGAACGCGGTCCTCCAGGACGAACCGATCACCCTCATCGGTGGTGTGATCGTCGGTGCGATCCTGCTCGGTCTGGCCGCGGGGTACGTCGCGTGGGCCTTCACGTACTTCGTGATCGACGGCGCCGAGCTGCGCATCGAGAGCGGTGTGTTCGTCAAGCGGTCGCGGCGGATGCCGTACGAACGCATCCAGTCGGTCGACATCGCCCAGCCGTTCGGGGCGCGGCTGTTCGGACTCGCCGAGCTGCGTATCGAGATGGCCGGCGGCGAGGAGTCGCGCACGCAGCTGCGGTTCCTCGCGCTCGACGAGGCACGCGGCCTGCGGCAGACGTTGCTGGAGCGGACGGCATCCGACGTACCTTTCACCCCGGAGGAGCCGGCCGGCACGCAACGTCCCGATCGCCTGGTCACCGCGGTCCCGAACGGTCGGGTGATCGTCGCGGCGCTGCTGACCAGTGAGCTCATCACCGCGATCGTGGTGACCTGTGCACTGCTCGGCGCGCTGGCGGTCAACCTCGCCGCGACCGCGTTGTTCGGCAGCGACGGCTTCGTCGCGACGTCGTTGCCCCTGCTCCTCGGCATCGGCGGTTGGTTGTTCACGCTCGTCCGCTCGCGGGTCTTCGAGCAGTGGGGGTTCAGGCTGTCGTACGCGAGCCGCGGACTCCACATCGAGCGCGGGCTGTTCAACCGCATCTCGCAGACCGTTCCGCTCGACCGGGTCCAGGGGGTGGTCGTCGAGCAGCCGCTGCTGTGGCGGCCGTTCGGGTGGTACCGCATGCGGGTCGACACCGCCGGGTACACGCGCGGCGGCGACGTCAAGAACGACGACTCGACGTCCAGCGTGCTGCCGGTCGGCGAGCTCGCAACGGTCCGGCTGGTGTTGTCCGCGATGCTGCCCGATAGGGAGCCCCTACGCGTACCCCTGATCGCGGCGCCGCGGCGCTCGGCATGGTTCGCACCGATCGGGTGGCGG harbors:
- a CDS encoding DegV family protein; amino-acid sequence: MSDRIAIVTDSTSSLPVDVAERYDVRVVPLQVVVGDDCLTEGVDITASDIASALEAHQSVSTSRPAPEVFVRTYAELADSGASQILSIHLSAEVSGTFESAQIAARTAPVPVHCVDSRQVGMGTGYAALSAAELLADAAPVEKAIAAAKTRGDATATYFYVDTLEYLRRGGRVSTLGALVGSALAVKPLLTIDDGRIGPLEKVRTSARALNRLQELAVAFARRTGGTFDVAVQHLSAEARARDVADALREELALDDLPVLEVGAAIGAHVGPGMVAVVVAPRL
- a CDS encoding PH domain-containing protein, yielding MPGLFAPPTAEWKRVSLRLRDAHRYAFVLPGAVAGLAVTVVAHILLERWWLTVLLAVVVAGGSVWGWVWAARHQAAWGYAENAEDLYVTSGIMWRRLVSVPYGRMQYVDVQAGPLARRFGIARITLHTASPDTAATIPGLPADEAQRLRDRLTELGEAHGAGL
- a CDS encoding PH domain-containing protein — translated: MALVSSTEARRTHPASPLVRAWLWLLATLAWSANAVLQDEPITLIGGVIVGAILLGLAAGYVAWAFTYFVIDGAELRIESGVFVKRSRRMPYERIQSVDIAQPFGARLFGLAELRIEMAGGEESRTQLRFLALDEARGLRQTLLERTASDVPFTPEEPAGTQRPDRLVTAVPNGRVIVAALLTSELITAIVVTCALLGALAVNLAATALFGSDGFVATSLPLLLGIGGWLFTLVRSRVFEQWGFRLSYASRGLHIERGLFNRISQTVPLDRVQGVVVEQPLLWRPFGWYRMRVDTAGYTRGGDVKNDDSTSSVLPVGELATVRLVLSAMLPDREPLRVPLIAAPRRSAWFAPIGWRFRAVGYDERVIVVTRGWITHRIDVVPHAKTQSVRITQGPLQRRLALADLVIDTTKGPVDAHAYSRDATEVRELAMSQLDRARTSRRLA